The proteins below come from a single Miscanthus floridulus cultivar M001 chromosome 1, ASM1932011v1, whole genome shotgun sequence genomic window:
- the LOC136539685 gene encoding protein ENHANCED DISEASE RESISTANCE 2-like: MMSSSSSSVVYEGWMVRYGRRKIGRSFVHTRYFVLEPRMLSYYKRKPQHKADKVGGKLPIKSLPIDGNCRVEDRGLKMHHGHMLYVLCVYNKREKHNRITMAAFNIQEALIWKEKIEMVIDQQQGVAPSDGNKAFSTSQQKASLENGRKSSSSDRESQYSHEEEEEEEENQRSLLRRTTIGNGPPESLYDWTRENDLGISNQGSPEQVFSRGHWRLVRCQNGLRIFEELQDVDYLARSCSRAMKAVDVVEASCEAIFQLVMSMDTTRFEWDCSFQYGSLVEEVDGHTAILYHRLQLDWFPMFVWPRDLCYVRYWRRNDDGSYVVLFQSREHQNCGPQPGFVRAHIESGGFNISPLKSRNGRIRTQVQHLMQIDLKGWGVGYVPSFQQHCLLHMLNSVAGLREWFSQSDESQVLPRIPVMVNMTQSVSSKKGRKAQESTTQTSIQMDPSRHSTALEEESDEDDEFLIPESEPEPSTREDAADIRQSGRNDDDSDQIDLSGFSGNLRRDDRDNSRDCWRISDGNNFRVRSKNFVYDKSKVPAGKPLMELVAVDWFKDAKRMDQVARRKGCAVQVAAEKGLFALAINLQVPGTTNYSMVFYFVTKKLIPNSLLQRFVDGDDEYRNSRFKLIPSVPKGSWIVRQSVGSTPCLLGKAVDITYIRGSNYLEIDVDIGSSTVANGVLGLVCGVITTLVVDMAFLVQANTYEELPERLIGAVRMSHIELSSAIVPVLED; encoded by the exons ATgatgtcgtcctcgtcctcctcggtGGTGTACGAGGGGTGGATGGTCCGTTACGGTCGGCGCAAGATCGGCCGCTCCTTCGTCCACACCCGCTACTTCGTGCTGGAGCCACGGATGCTGTCCTACTACAAGCGCAAGCCGCAGCACAAGGCCGACAAGGTCGGGGGAAAGCTCCCCATCAAGTCCCTCCCCATCGATGGCAACTGCAGGGTGGAGGACAGGGGGCTCAAGATGCACCATGGACAT ATGCTTTATGTCTTATGCGTCTACAACAAAAGGGAGAAGCACAACCGCATCACG ATGGCGGCATTCAATATACAGGAAGCTCTAATTTGGAAGGAGAAAATCGAGATGGTCATCGATCAG CAACAGGGAGTAGCGCCGAGTGATGGCAACAAGGCCTTTAGCACATCGCAGCAAAAGGCTAGCTTAGAAAATGGAAGGAAATCTTCTTCATCTGACCGCGAAAGTCA GTACAGtcatgaagaggaagaagaagaagaggaaaatcaGCGATCATTGCTAAGGAGAACAACAATCGGGAATG GCCCTCCAGAATCTTTATATGACTGGACCCGTGAAAATGATTTGGGAATATCAAATCAAGGAAGCCCTGAGCAAGTTTTCTCTAGAGGACACTGGCGCCTTGTCAGATGCCAGAATG GCCTCCGCATTTTTGAGGAGCTCCAAGATGTTGATTACCTT GCAAGAAGCTGTAGCAGAGCAATGAAGGCTGTTGATGTGGTTGAAGCCTCCTGTGAGGCTATATTTCAGCTTGTTATGAGCATGGATACTACACGTTTTGA GTGGGACTGCAGCTTTCAGTATGGTAGTCTGGTAGAGGAGGTCGATGGCCACACTGCAATACTATACCATAGGCTACAACTCGATTGGTTCCCAAT GTTTGTTTGGCCTCGTGATCTTTGTTATGTGCGCTATTGGCGGCGCAATGATGATGGAAGCTATG TTGTGTTGTTTCAATCCAGAGAGCACCAAAACTGTGGTCCACAACCAGGATTTGTAAGGGCACATATTGAGA GTGGTGGCTTTAACATTTCTCCCCTGAAATCCCGTAACGGAAGAATCCGAACACAAGTGCAGCATCTTATGCAGATAGATTTGAAGGGTTGGGGGGTTGGTTATGTACCTTCATTTCAGCAGCATTGCCTCCTTCATATGCTGAACAGTGTTGCTG GGCTCAGAGAATGGTTTTCACAAAGTGATGAGAGTCAAGTGCTTCCTAGGATTCCTGTTATGGTCAACATGACTCAATCTGTTTCTTCCAAGAAAGGCAGAAAAGCACAAGAGAGTACTACGCAAACCAGCATTCAGATGGATCCAAGCAGACATTCCACAGCTCTTGAGGAGGAATCTGATGAAGATGACGAATTTCTGATACCTGAATCTGAACCAGAG CCATCAACACGTGAGGATGCTGCAGATATTAGGCAGTCAG GGCGGAATGATGATGATTCAGATCAGATTGATTTATCTGGGTTTTCTGGGAATTTACGTCGGGATGACCGTGATAACAGCCGTGACTGCTGGAGAATATCTGATGGGAACAATTTCAGAGTTCGAAGCAAGAATTTTGTATATGATAAAAGCAAG GTTCCTGCAGGAAAGCCTCTTATGGAGCTTGTCGCTGTTGACTGGTTTAAAGACGCAAAGCGAATGGACCAGGTTGCTAGAAGAAAAGGCTGTGCAGTTCAA GTAGCGGCTGAGAAGGGACTGTTTGCATTGGCTATAAATCTACAA GTTCCTGGCACAACAAACTATAGTATGGTTTTCTACTTTGTTACGAAGAAACTGATACCAAACTCCTTATTGCAACGCTTTGTTGATGGTGATGACGAATATCGGAATAGTAGGTTCAAGTTGATACCATCAGTTCCTAAG GGCTCATGGATTGTCCGCCAAAGTGTTGGCAGCACTCCTTGTCTATTAGGAAAAGCTGTTGACATTACCTATATACGTGGCTCAAATTATTTAGAA ATAGATGTGGATATTGGCTCGTCTACCGTGGCGAATGGAGTCTTGGGGCTTGTGTGTGGTGTGATAACAACACTAGTTGTCGACATGGCTTTCCTTGTCCAG GCTAATACATACGAGGAGCTCCCAGAAAGACTGATCGGGGCAGTTCGCATGTCGCATATTGAACTGTCATCGGCAATAGTTCCGGTGCTCGAGGATTAA